In Deltaproteobacteria bacterium, one DNA window encodes the following:
- a CDS encoding sigma-70 family RNA polymerase sigma factor, producing MLGDNDLYIQLKIDSKKESAFRILYDRYSSSLFRFIYRFTLNQQIAEEILHDIFIQLLNEKYNHNDGNLKSWLFTVAKHKSLNHVKKASFETSDDLAIAKASSDSDLENSFINHSLLKNLSLIENNLPSDLWKTWNLKKQGLDYQQIALALSIPVGTVKSRFSRLVNHLKKEFHL from the coding sequence ATGCTCGGCGACAACGATCTTTACATTCAGCTTAAAATTGATAGCAAGAAAGAATCTGCGTTTCGCATTCTTTATGATCGCTACTCGAGTTCACTTTTTCGATTCATTTATAGATTCACTTTGAATCAACAAATCGCTGAAGAGATCCTTCACGATATTTTTATTCAGCTTTTAAACGAAAAATACAATCATAATGATGGTAATTTAAAAAGTTGGCTTTTTACTGTCGCAAAACATAAAAGTTTAAATCATGTAAAAAAAGCGTCTTTTGAAACTTCTGACGATTTGGCAATTGCAAAAGCTTCTTCCGATTCCGACCTAGAAAACTCATTTATTAATCACAGTCTTCTGAAAAACTTGTCTCTTATAGAAAACAATTTACCTTCAGATCTTTGGAAGACTTGGAACTTAAAAAAACAGGGCTTGGACTATCAACAAATTGCTCTGGCTCTTTCGATTCCAGTGGGAACTGTAAAATCCAGGTTCAGCCGTTTAGTAAATCATCTAAAAAAGGAGTTTCATTTATGA
- a CDS encoding S41 family peptidase — MNKLLIIFALVLSSTGFAANHRDSKDWKEKPAEKFSDAETNFKATMQKLMEKYVDKSLTQDELYRAAVAGMLASLNQGEEDWNALLSPSDMKEMQIDMSGKVTGIGIEMKFIEETGYGQILRLIPGSVSEKAGLKIDDQILSVDGKKFKNKKFRDLVYAVRGKAGESVVLKVLREDKIMSFNVKREIVPWTPVELEKVNSTTALLSIRFFNEETPRLVEQKINEINAGKYKKLILDLRDNSGGGFDQAVKVTELFLPVGLVVASTKNRDGKVEQFKSTRSLLDPNVQIAILTNKDTFCGAELFTAALKENLKVKIIGETTFGKWNAQSVENLPNKYAIKYTVKEFLSPQGNSFQGKGIKPDIEVSLPQGVESHVLRLKYGMKDRLNSDSQLKAAVELVQSI, encoded by the coding sequence ATGAACAAATTACTAATTATTTTTGCCTTGGTCTTGTCTTCAACTGGCTTCGCAGCAAACCACCGAGACTCAAAAGACTGGAAAGAAAAACCAGCTGAAAAGTTTTCAGACGCCGAGACAAATTTTAAGGCAACAATGCAAAAACTTATGGAAAAGTATGTCGATAAGTCGCTAACACAGGACGAATTATATAGAGCAGCCGTTGCTGGAATGCTCGCTTCACTTAATCAAGGCGAAGAAGATTGGAATGCCCTTCTTTCCCCTTCGGATATGAAAGAAATGCAGATTGATATGTCTGGGAAAGTAACAGGCATTGGCATTGAAATGAAATTTATCGAAGAGACGGGCTACGGCCAAATTCTGCGACTTATCCCAGGCTCTGTTTCAGAAAAGGCTGGACTAAAAATAGATGATCAAATTCTTAGCGTGGACGGAAAAAAGTTTAAGAATAAAAAATTTCGTGATCTTGTCTATGCGGTGAGAGGCAAGGCTGGTGAATCTGTTGTGCTTAAAGTCCTAAGAGAAGATAAAATAATGTCGTTTAATGTGAAAAGAGAAATCGTTCCTTGGACTCCTGTTGAGCTTGAGAAGGTTAATAGTACAACGGCACTATTAAGCATTCGATTTTTCAATGAAGAGACGCCAAGACTGGTCGAACAAAAAATTAACGAGATCAATGCGGGCAAGTATAAAAAGCTTATTCTTGATCTGCGAGACAACTCGGGCGGGGGATTTGATCAGGCTGTTAAAGTCACTGAGCTATTTTTGCCAGTAGGGTTGGTTGTCGCAAGCACCAAAAATCGAGACGGCAAAGTTGAACAATTCAAATCAACTAGAAGTCTTTTAGACCCAAACGTACAAATTGCAATTCTAACAAATAAAGATACTTTTTGTGGTGCGGAATTATTTACCGCTGCATTAAAAGAAAATTTAAAAGTTAAAATTATCGGCGAAACGACATTTGGTAAATGGAATGCTCAATCGGTTGAAAACTTACCAAACAAGTACGCCATTAAATATACAGTTAAGGAGTTCTTATCACCGCAAGGTAATTCATTTCAGGGAAAAGGAATTAAGCCTGACATTGAAGTTTCCCTTCCGCAAGGCGTTGAGTCGCACGTGCTGAGATTAAAATATGGAATGAAGGATCGCTTAAACTCTGATTCTCAACTAAAAGCAGCCGTCGAGTTAGTGCAGTCGATTTAA
- a CDS encoding helix-turn-helix domain-containing protein, translating into MQSAADKRLMKLEDLQKVEVAQSGPHYLVPEALMKQLVSEAGAGSGGPSDKINGLDWVFNILEIPQRGSLSVSFLLKHHRIAHDMKVRQLARLVDRDHKHILKLEAGKIREPEISVLQDLVKQLGPKFKLGLQLLGYELE; encoded by the coding sequence ATGCAATCCGCCGCCGATAAGCGACTTATGAAATTGGAAGACCTTCAAAAAGTAGAAGTAGCGCAGTCTGGACCCCATTACTTGGTCCCAGAGGCGCTAATGAAGCAGTTAGTTTCCGAAGCTGGGGCTGGCAGTGGAGGCCCATCAGACAAAATAAATGGTCTCGATTGGGTATTTAATATTTTAGAAATACCCCAGCGGGGTAGCTTGTCTGTTTCATTTTTGCTTAAGCACCATCGAATAGCACACGACATGAAGGTTAGGCAGCTTGCAAGACTCGTGGACAGGGATCACAAACATATATTGAAGCTAGAAGCTGGTAAGATCCGAGAACCGGAAATTTCTGTCCTTCAAGATTTGGTAAAACAACTAGGGCCAAAATTTAAGCTCGGCCTTCAGTTGCTAGGATACGAGCTAGAATGA
- a CDS encoding DUF4065 domain-containing protein: MELTRSIRDAFGWPKDDKNCKEEVEFCRKDIEMNENNLVLLLGSLEKGSFSGAVKLVKAIFLAQSEAKHKGLTGNFSYNFYRWDYGPFDSAIYKDLESLRSKGLLQINQEYTPYLEKTYALTEAGQKQFKKVKAEVDTTFGTIVSKWANKVNQMRRDDVLKFVYDKSNVKSYEMGDKVNLPDVD, from the coding sequence ATGGAATTGACACGATCAATTCGAGACGCATTCGGCTGGCCTAAGGACGATAAAAATTGTAAAGAAGAAGTCGAATTCTGTCGAAAAGATATAGAGATGAACGAGAATAATTTGGTCTTACTTTTAGGAAGCCTTGAGAAGGGTAGTTTTTCAGGAGCAGTTAAGCTCGTGAAGGCAATTTTTCTTGCGCAGTCAGAGGCAAAACATAAAGGTCTTACTGGAAATTTTTCGTACAATTTTTATCGTTGGGATTATGGCCCCTTCGATTCAGCGATTTACAAAGACTTGGAATCGCTTCGATCAAAAGGTCTTTTGCAAATCAATCAAGAATATACTCCCTATCTTGAAAAGACTTATGCTCTTACTGAAGCTGGCCAGAAGCAGTTCAAGAAAGTAAAGGCAGAAGTAGATACGACGTTTGGAACAATAGTTTCCAAGTGGGCAAATAAAGTAAATCAGATGAGACGAGATGATGTACTTAAATTTGTCTATGACAAATCAAACGTCAAATCATACGAAATGGGAGATAAGGTGAATCTCCCAGATGTCGATTAG
- a CDS encoding recombinase family protein, whose protein sequence is MNSISQISREISSAKETVKRHLLLWDIKLRPSDNKQRLNKGQVGFGERRIKAHIEQNKRELAVVEKMKALRSQGYSYWKIAEILNSMKVPTKSRKAKWKAATVMKILKRTGAF, encoded by the coding sequence ATGAACTCAATAAGCCAAATTTCAAGGGAGATTTCTTCCGCCAAGGAGACCGTCAAGCGCCACCTATTGCTTTGGGATATTAAGCTAAGACCCTCTGACAACAAGCAGCGCCTTAATAAGGGACAAGTAGGGTTTGGTGAGAGGAGAATTAAAGCTCATATTGAACAGAATAAACGAGAGCTTGCGGTGGTCGAAAAAATGAAGGCTTTGCGAAGCCAAGGTTATAGCTACTGGAAAATTGCTGAAATCCTCAACTCCATGAAGGTTCCAACCAAATCACGCAAGGCAAAATGGAAGGCGGCTACAGTAATGAAAATTCTTAAGAGAACTGGAGCATTTTAG